The genomic stretch ccatattaaTATGATATATGCCAGGAAGTTACCATAATGCCATATAAAGACATCTATAGCATGCTTATTTTTGCGTTGACGTATTCCAGATATACATGTAACATTAAACAACTCAATTATTAActatttggtatatatatatatgcactctCCGCTCGGGGTTCAATCACAAAGTTAACAAAgttcaaaattatttaatatcACATAAAGCACATAGCATATCACATTTCTGGCTAATTCATGAGATGTTTTCCTAAGGTAAATGTGCAATTGGGCCTATATCACCCTAAACCTTTGCGAAAGAAGAAAAGTTAGCACTTGGTATGATAACGGGATGAGTCTTGTatagacgaagcgcgcgtctggcgtataaaatatTATGAGCCTGGTACCTTTTATGAGTATTTACTTTAGGCCTAACACAGTGCCATATTCTGTGAGATGTCGATATGCAAGtatatttcatttgtatacaTGATTTATTTTCTTATGCTTGATTTGTTCAGTACGGTATACATTTtgtcttatacatgtatctacattATATCCTGTTTTATTTTAGAAAAGGAACAATGTCGCTCTCATGAAAGAAATCTAAGCGTGCGTGACTTTGCAACATATAGACTCTTTAAATAAGTATCACTTAACACTTTCAAATCCTGCAATCAAAATACTGGGAGCCTTCCCAATGCAGTGTATAACTAAGTTCGGGTACATTAATTTTATGCTTTGTTTATTAAATGCGAAGTAATTTAAAACCTGAAAATTTGGTTTCAAAAATCAGACGACACGACCGTTTATATATAGTTGTTCCGGACGATATGAGTATATGGTAatgaccatataggtatatactcatatggtccgaccatacgcatatggtccggccgtacgcgtatggtcgggatAATTAACAGGTTTCCTTTTAATACATAACTCTTCATATAACCCTTCTAGTTTCCACGTCATTAAAAAGACTCTATCAAAGGTCATTTTATTATAGATCTATtagaaattaataataaaaagattaaaactaaaacaaataagCAGTTTCACACAGTTAATttcatcaaggatttgtatatttgtatagtGATACATAAATCCTTGATTTCATCACTAGTCAAAActatagtaaacacattttattttttatattttcattactGATATGTTATAACGAGTGAATGGCAAAATGTCGACGTGGGAAAATCTCTTccataaatattttaatgatctGTTACCCAAGGAGTCAACTATAAACTTACATTAAATTCGACAGGATAAAGAGTCTAATAATTTTCTTACTTTTGAAACTTTATACAATTAGCATTAGCAGTGCAATATTCAGAATTTTGTTACTCATacgtgttttttgttttaaaaaaatgaatgatgtaACTGGCAAGGACACTAGTTTATTTTTAAAGCTGTCTGGTAATATGATGTGATTCAGTCATGGTTACACAATTGGAGATCTAGAGATTTTTAAAAACACCGTTGACACATCGGAATGACCTTGGACACAAGAAAAGCTATGGTACCGTGTGGAAGTCATTGTCACCCTATGCATACATGCAAGAATacaattagcgatgaaaactaactttTTCCTCaatattaaatgtttatgtaGCCTTTGAATTGTAACTAATAAATTTGCATATagccatcatttttttttataaagttttctaatgcatattatttaaaaaaaatatctaatatatGGTCCAAATAaacatatggtccggcccgttaataaccaaactagtcatgaccatacgcgtatggtccaaatacttgtatggtccggaacatatatataaatcttaataaattagagaaacataatatttttgtaactcgtaactcgactttcgtaactcgcaactcgaccttcgtaacttgcaactcgactttcgtaactcgtaACTTGCAACTCGATGATAAGAAATCCTCAAGTCTTTCACCTCctaaattgtctgtttttagGTTTTATGATACATTGCCTAATTTTAAAGAACTGTTAAAACAAGTAATTATCTAGTTGTTTCTCACTCATGGCCTTTCTCTGTTCAAATGATATGTAATATTATTTAAAAGCTGTTGAAATCTGAATAGGATAACTTTTATTATATGTCCTTTcgtgatttccttgatagagggttgctgctcacaaggaagctattgaatcaagagttccaaatggtgaagttgaaatcatccctttataaattttatgggcgccatcacgagttggtttatcgttatggaataatcgtttcacagatgatatcggatatgttccgtatgtcgtaactgcaatccccttctgttcccttttcacgaatatgacctaccgaattagactatttaccgggtttgtaataccATGAGCCACACGACGggagccacatgtggagcaggatctgcttacccttccggagcacctgagaccacccccGTTTTcagtgggattcgtgttgcttaaggtggtacctaacactttaactaaaattaatttggctcgtttaattttcttaaaattttgacaaagtattcactttgaccctttgacaaaaatataaaaatttcaaaaaatttgaaccaaccgtttaatcagaaaaatttcactgcttatatagcagtttgacaaacacttattttgatcattgagaagcttaatattcccttatgaacacaacgtcattaaaacgttctgctgattttacagagttatctccctgtagtgttaggtaccaccttaatctttagttttctactatttgtctgtttgtctttttcttttttagccatggcgttgtcagtttattttctatctatgagtttgactgtccctctggtatctttcgcccctcttttataacaCTAACTACTCTGTGAAAGTTTCAGGGAACCCGATTTAGTTGAGAAAGCTACACTATGTttgaaaataccattgaaatAGTTCGACTCATTTTGTGGAAGTTGGAATTTAAGAATCAAATATTTTCCCGGAAACATCAATGATTTACAAATCAAAGAGTTTGATGAGTAACTTGAACGCATGATTTATCTTGAGATtgtaaaagttgtattttttatAACTGTTATCCTTTTCAAACATTCTGACAAGTGCTAAACGTATTTCGccctatttttttattgtttttttttaatatgaaatagCATTTTACTAACATGCATTACTTATTCTAACGACGTTGTtctaaatgttgaaaaaattaaggtaatttgatacaaaattaagaagaaaatgatttaaaaacagCTAAGTTATTAGTCTCAGTCAgtcatgaaatgaaaaataaggGACACGACGCATTATTTGTTGATAACAAATCAGTAAATCTTATTGACCATAAGCAGAACAGCGCgtgtattgctgttcttcattctAAAGTCTTCATGGGAAAGGCCCATGTTTCTTTACAATCAGTGGCTGTCCTAATATAAATGTAGTAACTATTGCAATTCATTTGGACGTATCGACTACGCTTCATTTTAATCAATATTGACGAAAAGATATGCTGGCTTAAATTATCGAATTATAGACAATAATATAACAGACACTTGATCTACAATGTTTACAGATTTCGGGTGAAATCTTCAAAATAAGTCGATCTGGAAGAATGTCGGAAATATGTGATTGCCATTTAAAACTAAGAGTATGCTGGATAGGGGCAAATCTAAAGAGTTTTTGCAAAGGCTTTTTAACAAACAGAAAGTGAGACATCGAATTTAACGACCCAATTctgtaaatatgaataaaaaattatgttttagtTCAAGCACCGGTATACAGTCGTTTAAGAGAGAAATGAAACTCGTGTTCGATCAGTAAGTCCTCTATATACAATAATGAACCAAAGATGGGATCAATATAAACAGGCTTAACGAATAAAAAGTCTTGCAACTTTTTGCTTTTAGACCGACAAAATGATGCATGGACATGGATATAAAAATGGTATGCTTTGACGAGATGGAATGGGTGGCAAACACACACGTTTTAAATGATATGAAATCGTGCTTACCGTCGCTCTAATATTGACAGCTGTACATAAGCGTACTTATTTGCTTTGCGGAGTATGGTGTTCTGTGGCAAATATATGTTGGTAAGTGTACGATGGGAATCTACTCTGGTAGaaaatctttttttctaaaagtatcaGAGTTATCTTTCTTCATACAATGTATCTACAAACTATGCCCGTAGTGAATATAAACCATTTCGAAGCAATTGTATTTAATACTATTTTACgctttaaaaataattatgtaatttactttttatttttcatgggTGTCATATATTTACTAATAATGATTTGATAATAGCTTACCAGAATATCAATGAATCGGGCCAGGAGCCTGTtttttagtggttgtcgtttgttggtgtgctTCAGAGATGTTTCTTGTTTtctatatatagattagaccgttggttttccagttactagtcattttggggccatttatagcttgctgttcggtgtgagccaatgctctgtgttgaaggccgtactttgacctatatatacatgtagttgtctgattggcactcataccacatcttatgtATACACAATTTCTTTCTTCACCAACTTACTCTcaataaatacaatgtattagATTTACATGCAGCCATATTTAGAGGTCTTTGGAGCAAGAAAATgcaaataaagaacaaaattaaaaattacatctATAGTGCGATATTttatatgcttatttattcaaaaattgGCTTCtgcttaaccccgccacattctttgtatgattttttttatgtgatgtTCCTTACTTGTGAGTattcttatttcagtgctttgtgtctatGCATGGTTTTTATATGAATTGTTTTTGTGTGTTGTAGCAATCTTTTGAGTGGAGCAAATTGCATAAGATTTTTCAAGTTTGCTATTATACTGTGttgttaaaccactgtcccaagttagggtagggttgagtgctcacaaatttgttttttttattaatagctaTTGGCATGAACTAGTTGTCAGTCACTGTGAGTACTAACATATGTGTACATTGCGTCTTTTCTGTTATGGGGGATGTATAAATATCCTGCTTAGTCCGGTCTTTGTTTTTGATTGGCGGGAAATTGGCGCCagcaaacatgttcaaccccgccaaaTTTTGTGTGTGCCTGTCATAAGTCAGGGGCATCTCATGGAGCAACCATTTAGTTTCAAGGGGAAGGGTTATTTGTCGGAGTCAGAAATTTTGTCGCgaacatgtttatttacttttttcaaacaataaatcatttttcttttttttttcaaaatgaaccACCATATAATTATGGGGAAAATCTTTGATCAGTATAATTTTTGTTGTCGTCTGCTAgaccagaattattttttttcatcaaagtggggatcagaataatttttttgtaGGAAAAAATCCTATCCCCCCGTTTgcagttaaatggtcgttcccttacatGTTGAATTTTACATCCCTCCCTctctaaaaaaaacattaaacatttcacACTGCATTGATTTTTTCCTAAAAATTCACAATAAATGGTACAATCACTCAGTCGTGTCCCTTTAAAGGATATCAAAGTGTGTGTTtacaatataatatttttatctggcatatcttttaaaatatattgcataAAAGCAGCGCTCacttatttttttagtacactTTAATTAGCATGTTGCATATCGTGATTTGATAAACATAATATGACGGACTACTCATaatataaattcatataatcAACTTCGgtaatgtagttttttttaaatgcgtaaattttaaaaatcattctCTAGTTTGTGTGTCTATCTAAGTTAATAATTTGATGATTTTGCGAGGTTAACTAATAGGCTCCTCCTCAAGTCGAACAGATTGTTCAATTCcgaatctgaatttacagttccCTTCAATATCCCAAGTTATTGTTCTATTCTCGACTACAAATCCTTTTGCACCCCTTTTAGCTTCGTCTTTCATCATTTCTGAAAAATCTCCTTCCACAGACTGAATGAACGAATTATTATCCTTTAGATTTGTAATAGAGACAAAAACAATTCCGCGGACTTTCACATTCATTTTATAACTTGCGGTAAATTCTTTTTCCTTTACCTCCATGACAGCTGTTGTTTTGGTCTTTTTCGGTACCTTTACTGTACTATTAACAGCCCAAGTTAATGATTTCTCATTGGTATCTTCAAATCCGGTTTCCATAGTTGTCTCCCTTCCAAAACCAGCGGTAATACCTGCTACTTCATCCGGAAGTCCAAGTTTCAGCTCTACATTAAAGCCTTTCGTGAATCCTTTGGTTATATTGGTCGTACTAACGCATGTCGTTGTTCTCTCTGTTTGGAATGAATGCTCCTGTTCAGAATCCGTATTATTTTGAAAAGTCGACTGAAAAACAACTTGTACTGTAGGCACATCTTCCATCTTTTTATCTAAGTATTCCTCTCCCTCAGAAACAAAGCGGACTCTGGACCAATTCACGTCAAGTCTCACGTCGTCATATTTTAATTTACTAAGTTCTTTTGACCGTGTTTTCATGAATGCAGTCCATGCCCAGGTCTTGGCGATTTCTTCCAAATCTAATAAGTTAGACATTTCGGCActgaaaaaaaaagcaaatgataGATAGAACGAGATTATTTGTTTAACATTCACATATTTTATTCTATACAAAAGTAAAAGGCTAAAGGGacgtttttatattaatttaaactTACTTATCCTTGTTGTGTTGTTGGGACGTACAACACTatagcaatcaatcaatcatatgcTAGATAGATTCCATACAACGACAAAGAATTAATAACATTGTGAAGTTTACATGACAATTgtcataaaatattaatttaactaTTGTTTTGACAATAAGAATTTGACAAGCGTGAGAAATCCCGTCAGTcagatatacatttttgttatacatttttgttttacattttgctaTTTTGCATGTAGGCGACAAATGTACAATCGTAATTAGCACATTTgacaattatattaaataaaataaaataaataaactcagTGGATGTAGGTGTAATCATCATTAAACTTTTTGGATcattttaaacaataatttttgtaATGTGTGCCCTATTTATTGTTTTGACACATCAAAATAATGATATGGACGGAATGATTTAAGGCCTCGTTTtagttaaaattgtaaaaatgttgttttattacaTAACAAAGGACAAAATTGTGCTTCTGGACAATACATATTTTAGGATTACAATTATAAACATTTTCGAACTAAATACGTAATTACAGAAGCCTAAAGTAAATCGGTCAATAGGATTTTATTTCTACATGAAACTTTCAAATGTTGTTTACACGAAAGATTACgggattttttttccttcaatgattgaaaaataaacatgacGGACAAAATAAAGATAATATTATTCATcattgtaaaataattgaaaatatttgaagTGTGAACCAGTAAATAGATTagcaacttttattttattttaaatttatggtGTGGTTGTTAAATGTTTATAATACTTATAGTTTGACTCTATTGTGTACTGCATGTTGAAAAATGTCACGTATTGGTaaggaaaaaaaaggaaattttcaGAACATTAAGCAAAATCCCATAGTATTCTATCCCCCTtaccttataaaaaaaaaaaaaaaaaaaaaaagtcattgttCAAGTTTCAAACTAAACATTCGCTGAAATCATAGAGTTTACTGACGAACAATTCGGAACGAAATTATAGGCATTTTGAAACCTTGGGTATCAATGCCGGATGCGCAAAGAGTTAGACCGTTGGTGGTTGGGGGTGTGAGCCGAAGGGGCAATTTATCCAAGAACAGGCAAAGTGTACAATaattacaaagtaaaaaaaaagctagACTTATTATATTGCGTCCATGCTTTAACATATATACCAGTATGAGAATGAAACGTATTTATGAAATGATGATCACTATTGATTGATAGCATTCCTCCAATGATTACTGATAGTTACAGTGATGTAATTGACACACCGGGTGTTAATTACCTTACTCATAGCTATAATTGATTAAGTTGTAGTGATGTATCGACATATTCAACATATTGTATGTTTTCACAGATATCTGTACAGCTGGGGAATTATATTTCTTTCCAGTTAATTCATAATTATATAGAGCGTGTTATTAGACAATGTAAATAATGCGGTTGATGATGCTGTTGTATTGTTGTTTAAAGTCCAGTTGCAAATATCACATACATATCAGCACGAGAGCATGGACCCTGCTTTGAAAATGTACGAGAACAACAGTCCACAACGATAATGCTTTttgaatatcaatattttaaaaaccaaagtaaagaaacaagatacatgtacattgtaatttGTACATATAGTAGGATACTGCAATATCATCCAAGTTTGCTGTGATTCATTTATGAGAGTATCCAAACTTTGTACTTATGTGCTTAGTTATAGAAGAAAGAGGACACTTTCCACACCATTTATTAAATGTGGACGACAATTCGCAATCTATTTTACCATTATTCAAAGGTAGCGGTCTTTTTGTTAGAGAGAAAAGGGGTGGGGGCGGTATAACAACCTTTTTGTTTTGAAGCTTtaccaaattatttttgttttgtatctcATTCATATTTCTTAATTAAAATTGTTGCATCTACAAGTTTAGTAAGTATTTTCCCTTTAAATCCGACCTTCTTTACAAAATGATAAATGCCATAATCATAAGATGTGACTAATATGGACAACAATGAACGAATTTAGAAAATTGCATCGTTAATATCCATCGCAAATTACtattgacaaaaaaattatttacacTAAAGTAATTTAATAACCTCTCTCCTTTATCGAGAAATTGGATTGTTTGTGATAAAGAGAACGGAATGTATTTGTTCATTACGGAGACCAATAACTGGAGAAAAGACGATTTGTTTTATATAGTAAACCTTCAAAAGATCGTCTTGATCAATAAATGATCGCATGATAGGAAAAGATTTCTGTGATGTGGGATTTCATTTTCATCTTAATGTTATTTTGAATATCTGTCAAGGGGTTAAATGGTAAATGAACAACAATAAATGTGCatttatacttaaaagaaaattgaatatatggtAAGATGATTGTGTGATTGAAATCGACTTTTCTTAAGCTATTTTCCATAtaccaatagatataggaagatgtggtatgagtgccaataagacaactctctattcaatttataacagtaaaccattatagatcaaggtacCGCCtccaacacggagctttggctcacacctaccaacaagctgtaaagggccccaaaagttactagtgtaaaaccattcaaacgggaataccAAATttaacggtcttatctatataaaaacaaaaaacgaaaaccataataaaccacataaacagacgacaaccactgaacatcagattcctgacttaggacagttgcAAACAATTACACGTTTTTATATGTACAATAACTATTGAAAAGCAGATTCTTAAAGAACTAAACACTCCCCCCAGACCCCCAACCCCCAATACCCCATTTACATATATACCGAGACGATTTCTGTTTGATAAATACAATACATATCGATAGGCTAAAGATGCAAGAAGTAAaaaaatcccccccttttttcaccAGAGACTCAATCtgtgtaaaaatctttttgactTGAAGCTAGAAGATTTaagcgtctggcgtaataaattataatcctggtacctttgataactattaagatcGTTATTACCTCCATGCCACATCAATTAAAAGAGAAGAATTTGTAAGAAaggataaaacaaaatgttttgacatgttttgaaCAGGAAGATGTGCTGATCGTGTGTGTATGTAATTAGTTTCCTTTTCCTCGTTAATGAACCGCATCGACGTTTTATAGTGGAAGTCTGTACTTCATTATTTCCTATGTGTTTATAATAGAATTATTAGGTTTAGACAGAAGTTGATCTTCTCGGTATTATTATAAACATGCTCAACACATTTACATGtgaaaagtatataaaaactaTAGAGAAcacattttgtttcattaaagAGGGGGGTGAAGGCCGGGGTTATAGGTAGCTTTTTAAGAAGAGTGAACAATAGAGAGGGGTGCTGTATGTACTtgcattttatcaattttgatgACTCTTTGATCGTGtaagatacatgtacacaaaagaaaaaaaaaaggaagaagaGAGCTTGATATCGGATATACTGATGAAACGACAAATAGCCTTgtctaaataaaattaaaaaatgacaaaattcttTTCTTTCATTCAATTATATTTCGAacaatttatattgtatatatgatATGATGAGACATCAAACAAAAAGAAACTAATCATTACAATCTTCAAATATACAACAACCTATGAAATTATCATTACACATCATCTGGAAATTTGGTCCTTGAGTATATATCATTTTACCACTTTGCCAAAAGCAACATTTTTAATAATCGTCTTCACTCAAGCGTTTTTATCACTTTTGTTTCAAAATTATGTACATACTATCCCCTGAGACTGGGGCAGTCAGTATTGTATATACAAGTGTCAGTTTGTAAATGTTGCACCAGGTACATATAAAGTAATTAGTAAAACACAGTAAAGATGTAATATCCTTTTGGGTTATACACATACTAGTAGATGTAATGCCATTTGGGTTATACACATATagaaaaattgggggggggggggggtctactGAGATTTTCAGAAACGTTTATCTGTGGAGCAAAAatacgaaacaaaacaaaaaacaattagtGATCATATATTCATATAATTTGTCCAGTTTTTTTCTCCGATTTCGAATCCACCAAACACTCAGATaacatgaaaaaaatgaactCGCTCTTTATCAAAATGAATGTCTTCCTCTAAAATCtgattaaataatgaaaaaaattatatatatcttcTAATATATATGCACATCCttgcaaaaaaaatcattagaattAAAATGTCGGAATCCGTTCAGAATGCCGAACTTGTCAAACTGAGGGTAGACGgatgaaacaatttaaaagaattgaaatattttggttattgtttaaaatatgttttattgttcaTATAATGCGCTTTAttctaatatttaaatatttatacttaTCAAAAGGTTTTTATAAAACCATGTATCATAAATAGACAAAACAAGTCGGCCGCCATTGTGAATATATTTGGATTATTCAATAATCACACGGAAATATCTGCTTGAAAATTTGTAGTGTTTTAAGTCTCATGTAAAAGtgttaaaataaacttatttaaaaggaAATAATTTGTAGATTATGGAAACAGGAATGATAATGGTAGTGATATAAAAATCTAAGGAAATGATAttattaaattgaaaacaaacggggaaatgaaaaaaaaatggaagccCGACATTTTCctcgcatttaaaaaaaatagtatccgTGCTACACGTATagtaaaatatatcaataattatCTTTTTTCTGATAAATCAATTCCCATTTCATAATCAATGATTTCATCCCTCGGCCTATATCGAATTCCTAAAAAATAAGTATCCACCCTTTTTCCAAAACGGAAAACACATACAACACTAGAAATGTTTGACTCCATTTCACGAAGATTCGTTCTGATATGTTTTGATCATTAGAAAAAGATGAAGAATGCTTACCTTTATATATAATTACCGACAAAATTTACTGATCCAGGAAAAAATCCGATGTAACAGGCTGAATATGGATGATGATGACTGATAAAAAGAATTGCGATTGGTTGAGAGCAATCACATGACTTCGAGTATTGATTTGGTCTGGCAGGTAATTTTTGTCAGgtgatttatttgtttaataatcACAGATggtttaattaattatttatcaataaaatgtataaatgtcacgattttcatttcaattatttgaaaattaattaattGTCGAACTACTTATTAAACTACACCCTTAATACATGTAGCTATAGAATTAACATACTTACAcattttgctttcaaaatactTTGTTTTATCGATTATTAAAGTAACTTAACCGGACCAGCGGTCATGGCAGTATTAGATGCACAACCTGTAACGAAAAACGGCGATTTCTTTTGTAATACTCGAATATTAGAGAAATCAGACCCGTAAATATAGTGCAAAGTCTTTGCTGGGAGTTGCTTTGAGATAATCCAAGTTTCTTTGGCCTCAAAGAGTCAGATGTAAACAGATGCAGGACTACATCAATTTTGTAGTTTAAAGATATTTGAAAGCTTTTGGCTTTGGACTGATATAACATGTTAAGTttctttgacaattttttttcaggCGACTGTTACAAATACTAAAAAAGTTACTAAAAATAGGGTTTCGGTTCAAAGTCAACTGACACGAACAATTAATTTTTTAATGTTACTTGTACCATAATCTAttatttatcatttcatttttcGAAGAATTAAATATA from Mytilus edulis chromosome 7, xbMytEdul2.2, whole genome shotgun sequence encodes the following:
- the LOC139481801 gene encoding uncharacterized protein — protein: MSNLLDLEEIAKTWAWTAFMKTRSKELSKLKYDDVRLDVNWSRVRFVSEGEEYLDKKMEDVPTVQVVFQSTFQNNTDSEQEHSFQTERTTTCVSTTNITKGFTKGFNVELKLGLPDEVAGITAGFGRETTMETGFEDTNEKSLTWAVNSTVKVPKKTKTTAVMEVKEKEFTASYKMNVKVRGIVFVSITNLKDNNSFIQSVEGDFSEMMKDEAKRGAKGFVVENRTITWDIEGNCKFRFGIEQSVRLEEEPIS